A genomic stretch from Bifidobacterium sp. ESL0769 includes:
- the infA gene encoding translation initiation factor IF-1: MAKDGVIEVEGQVVEALPNAMFRVELENKHIVLATISGKMRKNYIRILPQDRVVLEMSPYDLNRGRITYRYK; this comes from the coding sequence ATGGCTAAAGACGGTGTGATTGAAGTCGAAGGTCAGGTAGTGGAAGCACTGCCGAACGCGATGTTTCGCGTCGAACTTGAAAACAAGCACATCGTGCTGGCCACAATTTCGGGCAAGATGCGCAAGAATTATATTCGTATCCTTCCTCAGGACCGTGTGGTCCTCGAAATGAGCCCTTACGACCTGAACCGCGGCCGTATTACGTACCGTTATAAGTAA
- a CDS encoding tRNA pseudouridine synthase A: MRLRIDLAYDGGDFHGWAKQPGLRTVQGVVESALHTVLRVPTDDVGEPLHLVVAGRTDTGVHAAHQVCHLDVGEQTLQRCVGHMEVPPVEALRRRLSHDLPDDIALHGVCVAPDGFDARFSALERTYVYRVVDGARPADPRLRGFVWKLEDTLDIPSMNEAAAMTIGLHDFGSFATPNPGGTTIREVKQAVWQRVPVMGMYGAAVGSDGQGNAATEMTMDNSMASGNAMILDNTMASGSVTTLDSATIPGNTTSMGYTVPSLESGLVCFTIVADAFAHNMVRSLVNACVQVGRHRKSLEWFAQKMANPVREGSTGPIAACGLTLEHVAYPADGELASRAASIRAKRTLD; encoded by the coding sequence ATGAGATTACGAATTGACTTGGCATACGACGGCGGCGACTTCCACGGTTGGGCGAAGCAGCCGGGTCTGCGTACCGTGCAAGGGGTCGTGGAAAGCGCTCTGCATACCGTTCTGCGTGTGCCCACCGACGATGTCGGCGAACCATTGCATCTGGTGGTTGCCGGGCGTACCGACACCGGCGTACATGCAGCTCATCAGGTTTGCCATCTGGACGTGGGGGAGCAGACGCTTCAGCGTTGCGTCGGGCATATGGAAGTGCCGCCTGTCGAAGCGTTGCGTCGTCGGCTGAGTCATGATTTGCCGGATGATATCGCTCTGCACGGCGTATGCGTGGCACCCGATGGTTTCGACGCGCGGTTTTCGGCTTTGGAACGTACATACGTCTACCGGGTTGTTGATGGGGCGAGGCCGGCCGATCCAAGGCTGCGTGGCTTTGTCTGGAAGCTTGAAGACACGCTTGACATTCCGTCGATGAACGAGGCCGCGGCCATGACCATCGGCCTGCACGATTTCGGTTCCTTCGCCACGCCAAATCCAGGTGGCACCACGATCCGCGAGGTCAAGCAGGCGGTGTGGCAGCGTGTACCCGTGATGGGTATGTACGGTGCTGCCGTCGGTTCTGACGGACAGGGAAACGCTGCAACAGAAATGACCATGGACAACTCGATGGCCTCAGGTAACGCGATGATCCTAGACAACACAATGGCCTCAGGTAGCGTGACGACCTTAGACAGCGCGACGATCCCAGGCAACACAACGAGTATGGGTTATACCGTCCCGTCGCTGGAGTCCGGGCTCGTGTGCTTCACCATCGTGGCCGATGCCTTCGCGCACAACATGGTGCGTTCTCTGGTCAACGCCTGCGTACAGGTCGGCCGGCACCGTAAGTCGTTGGAATGGTTTGCTCAGAAGATGGCCAATCCCGTGCGCGAAGGCTCCACCGGCCCTATCGCTGCCTGCGGCCTGACGCTAGAGCACGTGGCTTATCCGGCTGATGGCGAGCTGGCGAGCCGAGCTGCATCAATCCGGGCCAAGCGGACGCTGGACTGA
- the rbfA gene encoding 30S ribosome-binding factor RbfA, producing the protein MAGTNPRAARIAALIQRVIASSMERTLHDKRLNGVTITDVRVTGDLQIARVYWTQLGQEGKAEGERKRAEQALKQATGRLRSLVGAKAGLRLTPQLQFIYDEVPSEAHEIEDILVTAHKRDEELDKARETAQYAGDENPYVEPRKKKTAADFEDDGVEEE; encoded by the coding sequence ATGGCAGGAACTAATCCACGGGCCGCGCGTATCGCGGCGTTGATCCAGCGTGTCATCGCCTCGTCGATGGAACGTACGTTGCACGACAAGCGCCTGAACGGAGTCACCATCACCGACGTACGTGTTACCGGCGACCTGCAGATCGCCCGCGTCTACTGGACACAACTCGGCCAGGAAGGCAAAGCCGAGGGGGAGCGCAAACGTGCCGAGCAGGCGCTGAAGCAGGCTACGGGCAGGCTTCGTTCGCTGGTCGGTGCGAAGGCCGGGCTGCGACTCACCCCGCAGCTGCAGTTCATCTACGACGAGGTGCCGAGCGAGGCGCACGAAATCGAGGACATCCTTGTCACTGCGCACAAGCGCGACGAGGAGCTCGACAAGGCCCGCGAGACCGCGCAGTATGCTGGCGACGAGAATCCCTATGTCGAGCCGCGCAAGAAGAAGACCGCCGCCGATTTTGAGGATGATGGTGTCGAAGAAGAGTAA
- a CDS encoding tRNA pseudouridine(55) synthase TruB: protein MSKKSKKPELSGLVVVDKPLGVTSHDVVAAVRGELHMRRVGHAGTLDPQASGVLVIGFGHGTRLLNYIVDHTKTYEATIRLGQTSTTDDSEGEITTVVSVRLADNSDNGVEVNENANSLSPAKNEAYSQGFSNTSPKAIAADDLTQSLDGELTSDETSGNARVLTFQQIKQAINEHLTGDIKQVPSSYSAVRVNGRHAYELARQGKTVKLDARSVTISEFIVLGARNTEATIKASEVEDGENESITSRASVVDVDVRISCSTGTYIRSLGRDLGRLLGVGGYLTKLRRTRVGKFDLADPQLAERVVTAHAKPHTFTNREGVTLTLNRAVLDVDADELKRRALTMLEAAQRTMPTIPISDEDAKNLRFGRRLPITIAAGASAEYGSGAADAGDNSTQIVKTADDKAMTNDGKTSTNASGTKNIAAVYLPQTEEVVGIVEPANNHELKSVVVFPQVG from the coding sequence GTGTCGAAGAAGAGTAAAAAGCCGGAACTTTCCGGGCTTGTTGTGGTCGACAAACCGCTTGGCGTGACCAGCCACGACGTGGTGGCGGCCGTGCGCGGAGAGCTGCACATGCGTCGTGTCGGCCACGCGGGCACGCTCGATCCGCAGGCTTCGGGCGTGCTGGTCATTGGGTTTGGCCATGGGACGCGCCTGCTCAACTACATCGTCGACCATACCAAGACCTACGAGGCCACCATCCGCCTCGGCCAGACCAGTACCACCGACGATTCCGAAGGTGAGATTACCACGGTTGTGTCGGTAAGGCTGGCGGATAATTCGGATAACGGTGTTGAGGTAAACGAAAACGCCAATAGTTTATCCCCAGCAAAGAACGAGGCTTACAGCCAAGGCTTCTCTAATACTTCTCCAAAAGCGATAGCAGCGGATGATTTGACGCAGTCTTTGGATGGTGAACTAACTTCTGATGAAACCTCCGGCAACGCTCGTGTGCTGACGTTTCAGCAGATTAAGCAAGCCATCAACGAGCACCTGACGGGCGATATCAAGCAGGTGCCGAGTTCCTATTCCGCAGTTCGTGTCAATGGCCGTCACGCCTATGAGCTGGCTCGGCAGGGGAAGACTGTGAAACTCGACGCGCGGTCCGTCACTATCAGCGAATTCATCGTGCTGGGCGCTCGCAATACCGAAGCGACAATCAAGGCTTCCGAAGTTGAGGATGGTGAAAATGAGTCGATTACCAGTAGAGCTTCCGTCGTTGATGTGGATGTACGTATCAGCTGCTCGACGGGCACGTATATCCGTTCGCTCGGGCGCGATTTGGGACGGCTTTTGGGTGTTGGCGGTTATCTGACGAAGTTGCGTCGCACGAGGGTTGGCAAGTTTGATCTGGCCGATCCGCAATTGGCGGAGCGTGTGGTTACGGCACATGCCAAGCCGCATACATTTACCAATCGCGAGGGCGTGACGCTGACCCTGAACCGGGCCGTACTGGACGTCGATGCCGACGAACTGAAACGTCGTGCGTTGACCATGCTCGAGGCCGCGCAACGTACGATGCCGACCATTCCCATTAGCGATGAGGACGCCAAGAATCTGCGTTTCGGACGTAGGTTGCCGATAACCATAGCTGCCGGTGCAAGCGCCGAATATGGTTCAGGTGCTGCTGATGCAGGCGATAATTCGACGCAAATCGTCAAGACTGCTGATGATAAAGCTATGACAAATGACGGCAAAACCTCAACTAATGCCAGCGGGACTAAGAACATAGCGGCCGTGTATCTCCCTCAAACGGAAGAGGTCGTAGGCATTGTGGAACCGGCAAACAACCATGAGCTGAAATCCGTGGTGGTGTTCCCGCAGGTCGGGTAA
- the rpsM gene encoding 30S ribosomal protein S13: MARLAGVDIPNEKRIEIALTYIFGVGRTRAKETLAATGVNPDTRVKDLSDEQLITLRDYLEANYKIEGDLRREVDADIRRKIQINCYQGQRHRHGLPVRGQRTKTNARTRKGPKRTVAGKKKAVK, encoded by the coding sequence ATGGCACGTCTTGCCGGAGTCGACATCCCCAATGAGAAGCGCATCGAGATTGCCCTCACCTATATATTTGGTGTCGGCCGTACTCGCGCGAAGGAAACGCTTGCCGCAACCGGTGTGAATCCGGATACCCGCGTCAAGGATCTGAGCGACGAGCAGCTTATTACGCTGCGTGACTATCTTGAGGCCAACTACAAGATTGAAGGCGATCTGCGTCGTGAAGTCGATGCGGATATTCGTCGCAAGATTCAGATCAACTGCTATCAAGGCCAGCGTCACCGCCATGGTCTGCCTGTGCGCGGTCAGCGCACCAAGACCAACGCCCGTACCCGTAAGGGCCCGAAGCGTACCGTCGCTGGAAAGAAAAAGGCCGTCAAGTAA
- the rplO gene encoding 50S ribosomal protein L15, which produces MAEQEENTILQMHDLRPAPGAKKNRIRVGRGEGSKGKTSGRGAKGTLKRYQVRPGFEGGQLPLYMRLPKLRGFKSPFKKEFQVVNVSALSELFPKGGEVSVEDLVKAGAVRAGYPVKVLGDGETKVAFTLKGVKASKSAKAKIEAAGGSISEE; this is translated from the coding sequence ATGGCAGAACAAGAAGAAAACACTATTTTGCAGATGCATGATCTGCGTCCGGCTCCCGGTGCCAAGAAGAATCGCATCCGTGTCGGCCGTGGTGAAGGTTCCAAGGGTAAGACCTCGGGACGTGGCGCCAAGGGCACGTTGAAGCGTTATCAGGTTCGTCCTGGCTTCGAAGGTGGCCAGCTGCCTCTGTACATGCGTCTTCCGAAGCTTCGCGGTTTCAAGAGCCCCTTTAAGAAGGAGTTCCAGGTCGTCAATGTCTCCGCTCTCTCCGAGCTGTTCCCGAAGGGTGGAGAGGTCAGCGTCGAGGATTTGGTCAAGGCCGGTGCGGTTCGCGCCGGATACCCTGTCAAGGTCCTAGGCGACGGTGAGACCAAGGTGGCGTTCACACTCAAGGGCGTGAAGGCTTCCAAGTCCGCCAAGGCCAAGATTGAAGCTGCAGGCGGCTCCATTTCCGAAGAGTAA
- the rplQ gene encoding 50S ribosomal protein L17 yields MPTPRKGPHLASSPAHERLMLANMATSLFEHGRIVTTLPKAKRLRPVAERLITFAKKGDLAHRRRVMRVIRNKSIVHKLFTEIAEQMQQREGGYTRIVKIAPSKGNNAPRAIIELVTEPVSAKESVVKEAEASAAVAADKAQVEEAEAKVQKDTAETAKTKTDKAVDEAEAKETEANADVAADKAEVKKTEAKDADKEAKKAAKAKKPAAKKAPAKKADKEEK; encoded by the coding sequence ATGCCTACACCTAGAAAAGGGCCGCATCTGGCTTCAAGCCCGGCTCATGAGCGTCTGATGCTCGCGAACATGGCGACCAGCCTGTTCGAGCACGGTCGCATCGTCACCACACTGCCGAAGGCCAAGCGTCTTCGCCCCGTGGCCGAGCGCTTAATCACCTTCGCCAAGAAGGGCGACCTCGCTCATCGCCGTCGCGTGATGCGCGTCATCCGCAACAAGTCCATCGTGCACAAGCTCTTCACCGAGATTGCCGAGCAGATGCAGCAGCGTGAGGGTGGCTACACCCGCATCGTCAAGATTGCCCCGTCCAAGGGCAACAACGCGCCGCGCGCCATCATCGAGCTCGTCACCGAGCCGGTCAGCGCCAAGGAATCCGTCGTGAAGGAAGCTGAAGCTTCCGCCGCTGTTGCCGCCGACAAGGCTCAAGTCGAGGAGGCAGAAGCCAAGGTCCAGAAGGACACTGCCGAGACCGCCAAGACCAAGACGGACAAGGCTGTCGACGAAGCTGAAGCCAAGGAGACTGAGGCCAACGCCGACGTCGCCGCGGATAAGGCCGAGGTCAAGAAGACTGAAGCCAAGGATGCTGATAAGGAAGCCAAGAAGGCTGCAAAGGCTAAGAAGCCCGCTGCCAAGAAGGCTCCTGCAAAGAAGGCTGATAAGGAAGAGAAGTGA
- the rpsK gene encoding 30S ribosomal protein S11, with protein MAAAKQAVRKPRRRDRKSVPVGQAHIKSTFNNTIISITDPSGAVVAWASGGDVGFKGSRKSTPYAAGMAAESAARKAQEHGVKKVDVYVKGPGSGRETAIRSLQSAGLEVGSITDVTPQAHNGVRPPKRRRV; from the coding sequence ATGGCAGCTGCAAAGCAAGCCGTGCGCAAGCCGCGTCGCCGTGACCGCAAGTCGGTACCGGTCGGTCAAGCGCACATCAAGTCCACTTTCAATAACACCATCATCTCCATCACGGATCCCTCGGGCGCAGTCGTGGCCTGGGCTTCCGGTGGCGATGTCGGTTTCAAGGGCTCACGTAAGTCCACCCCCTACGCCGCAGGCATGGCCGCTGAATCCGCCGCCCGCAAGGCGCAGGAGCACGGCGTCAAGAAGGTTGACGTCTACGTCAAGGGCCCGGGCAGCGGTCGTGAAACCGCTATCCGCTCCCTGCAGTCCGCAGGTCTTGAGGTCGGTTCCATCACCGATGTCACCCCGCAGGCCCATAACGGTGTGCGCCCTCCGAAGCGCCGCCGCGTCTGA
- the nusA gene encoding transcription termination factor NusA, which produces MELDLTGIHQLAAGQGIDSETLDNALSEALLLAYSKTPNAAKHARVELDDRAGTFTIWARDEKPVEPTEEDPHPRPELGEEYDDTPHDFGRLAASTARQVIRQLFRDAEDERVLGAFAGQKGKLITGVIQQDTKDPANVHVAVGDVEAILPKREQVPGEHYRHGDRLRVYVVTVGRGLKGPEIVVSRSHPELVRKLFEREVPELVSGAVSIMAIAREAGARTKIAVRANTEGVNPKGALIGPGGARVRAVMENLGPEKIDIVDWSKDPAKFVGSALSPAVATGVDIVSEKNKTAIAYIHDDQLSLAIGKEGQNARLAAKLTGWKIGIESSEAHAAAQAQAAANAAEAGKTTGNEQ; this is translated from the coding sequence ATGGAACTGGACCTGACAGGTATTCATCAGCTCGCGGCAGGGCAGGGAATCGATTCTGAAACACTTGACAACGCACTTTCTGAAGCGTTGCTATTGGCTTACAGCAAAACACCGAACGCGGCGAAGCACGCGCGCGTCGAACTTGACGATCGTGCTGGCACCTTCACCATCTGGGCCCGCGACGAGAAGCCGGTGGAGCCCACTGAGGAGGACCCGCATCCACGTCCGGAACTCGGCGAGGAATACGACGATACCCCGCATGATTTCGGGCGTCTGGCCGCTTCGACGGCCCGTCAGGTGATTCGCCAGCTTTTCCGTGACGCGGAGGACGAGCGTGTGCTCGGTGCTTTCGCTGGCCAGAAGGGTAAGCTCATCACCGGCGTCATTCAGCAGGATACGAAGGATCCGGCCAACGTTCATGTCGCGGTGGGCGACGTGGAGGCCATCCTCCCCAAGCGCGAGCAGGTGCCCGGCGAGCATTATCGTCATGGCGATCGTCTGCGCGTCTATGTCGTCACCGTCGGTCGTGGCCTGAAGGGCCCTGAAATTGTCGTGTCGCGTTCGCATCCGGAACTCGTGCGCAAGCTTTTCGAACGTGAGGTGCCTGAGCTGGTTTCTGGCGCTGTCTCGATCATGGCCATCGCCCGCGAGGCCGGTGCTCGCACCAAGATCGCTGTTCGTGCCAACACTGAAGGCGTCAACCCGAAAGGTGCCTTGATTGGCCCTGGCGGCGCTCGTGTGCGTGCGGTGATGGAAAACCTCGGACCGGAAAAGATCGACATCGTCGATTGGTCGAAGGACCCGGCCAAGTTCGTCGGTTCGGCGCTTTCGCCGGCCGTCGCCACTGGTGTCGACATCGTCAGCGAGAAGAACAAGACGGCCATCGCCTATATTCACGACGACCAGCTTTCGCTTGCCATCGGCAAGGAAGGCCAGAACGCCCGTCTTGCCGCCAAACTCACCGGCTGGAAGATTGGCATCGAATCCAGCGAGGCCCACGCCGCAGCACAGGCGCAAGCCGCCGCGAACGCCGCAGAAGCGGGCAAAACGACAGGAAACGAACAGTAG
- the rpmJ gene encoding 50S ribosomal protein L36 has protein sequence MKVSPSVKRICENCRVIRRHGRVMVICSNPRHKQRQG, from the coding sequence ATGAAGGTCAGCCCTAGTGTGAAGAGGATCTGCGAGAATTGCCGCGTGATCCGTCGTCACGGTCGCGTCATGGTGATCTGCTCCAACCCGCGCCACAAGCAGCGTCAAGGCTGA
- a CDS encoding DNA-directed RNA polymerase subunit alpha translates to MLIAQRPQLTEESLNPQRSRFTIEPLEPGFGYTLGNSLRRTLLSSIPGAAVTSVRISGALHEFTTLPGVEEDVTEILLNIKGIVLTSEYDEPVVMYLRKSGKGEATAGDITPPAGVTIANPDMHIATLAEDGELEIEFTVERGRGYVPAQMNKQDSDEIGRIPVDSIYSPVLKVSYKVEATRVEQRTDFDKLILDVETKPAISPRDAVASAGSTLVELFGLCRELNTQAEGVEVGPAPVEEEVNPEMSIPIEELNLTQRSYNCLKREGIHTVGELVSHTEQDLLDIRNFGMKSIDEVKEKLESMGLSLKASPLGFDTNNLEGGTFFSPEDE, encoded by the coding sequence GTGCTTATTGCACAGCGTCCGCAACTTACTGAGGAATCACTGAATCCGCAGCGTTCTCGTTTTACCATCGAGCCGCTCGAGCCTGGATTCGGCTATACGCTTGGTAATTCGTTGCGTCGTACTCTGTTGAGCTCCATTCCCGGAGCCGCAGTCACTTCGGTGCGTATCTCAGGTGCCCTGCACGAGTTCACCACTCTGCCAGGCGTCGAGGAGGATGTCACCGAAATCCTGCTCAACATCAAGGGAATCGTGCTCACCAGCGAATATGACGAACCGGTTGTCATGTATCTGCGTAAAAGCGGTAAGGGCGAGGCCACCGCGGGGGACATCACCCCTCCGGCCGGCGTCACCATCGCCAACCCGGATATGCATATCGCCACCCTTGCGGAAGACGGCGAGCTCGAGATCGAGTTCACTGTCGAGCGTGGCCGTGGCTATGTCCCCGCGCAGATGAACAAGCAGGACAGCGACGAGATCGGCCGTATCCCAGTCGATTCCATCTATTCGCCGGTTCTTAAGGTGAGCTACAAGGTCGAGGCGACCCGTGTCGAACAGCGCACGGACTTCGACAAGCTCATCCTCGATGTGGAGACCAAGCCGGCGATTTCGCCACGCGATGCCGTCGCATCCGCCGGTTCCACTCTGGTTGAGCTCTTCGGCCTGTGCCGTGAACTCAACACGCAAGCGGAAGGCGTCGAGGTCGGCCCGGCTCCGGTTGAGGAAGAAGTCAACCCAGAGATGTCGATTCCGATCGAGGAACTCAATCTCACCCAGCGCAGCTACAACTGCCTGAAGCGCGAAGGTATCCACACCGTCGGTGAATTGGTGTCTCACACCGAGCAGGATCTGCTCGACATCCGTAATTTCGGTATGAAGTCGATCGATGAAGTCAAGGAGAAGCTCGAAAGTATGGGTCTCTCATTGAAGGCCTCGCCGCTGGGCTTCGATACCAACAACCTTGAAGGTGGCACTTTCTTCTCGCCCGAAGACGAGTAA
- a CDS encoding adenylate kinase: MRLLIMGPQGVGKGTQAKLIAEHYGIPHISTGDIFRYNMKNNTPLGQEAKSYTDKGQLVPDELTNKIVKDRLAMDDAKNGWILDGYPRNAAQVEALDKMLEELGTPLDKVVALDADRDILMKRIAKRATEEGRADDNAEAIAQRLKTYDEETAPLLDTYKSRGCLVPIDGEGDIDDISKTIFDALD, encoded by the coding sequence ATGCGTCTTTTGATTATGGGCCCGCAAGGAGTGGGCAAGGGAACTCAAGCCAAGCTGATTGCCGAGCACTACGGCATCCCGCACATCTCCACTGGGGATATCTTCCGTTACAACATGAAGAACAACACTCCGCTGGGGCAGGAAGCCAAGAGCTATACCGACAAGGGACAGCTCGTTCCCGACGAGCTGACCAACAAGATCGTCAAGGACCGCCTGGCTATGGACGACGCCAAGAACGGCTGGATCCTCGATGGTTATCCGCGCAACGCTGCTCAGGTCGAGGCGCTTGACAAGATGCTCGAAGAGCTTGGAACCCCGCTCGACAAGGTCGTGGCACTTGACGCCGACCGCGACATCCTGATGAAGCGCATCGCCAAGCGTGCCACCGAAGAAGGCCGTGCCGACGATAACGCCGAAGCCATTGCCCAACGCCTTAAGACCTACGACGAAGAAACCGCACCACTGCTCGACACCTACAAATCCCGTGGTTGCCTGGTGCCGATTGACGGCGAAGGGGATATCGATGATATCTCCAAGACCATTTTCGATGCTTTGGATTGA